One genomic region from Betaproteobacteria bacterium encodes:
- the fliE gene encoding flagellar hook-basal body complex protein FliE, which yields MDRISVESVLSQIRAMQEIAAGGQKSPVTGAPGKVDFAQMLRTSLDQVSGAEQQANNLSQAFEKGDPSVNLQDVMISMQKANISFQTVVQVRNRVVAAYQDMMNMQM from the coding sequence ATGGACCGCATATCAGTGGAAAGCGTATTGAGCCAGATCCGCGCGATGCAGGAAATCGCCGCCGGAGGCCAGAAATCCCCCGTGACCGGGGCGCCCGGCAAGGTGGACTTCGCGCAAATGCTGCGAACGTCGCTGGATCAGGTCAGCGGCGCCGAACAGCAGGCAAACAATCTGTCGCAGGCTTTCGAGAAAGGGGATCCGAGCGTGAACCTGCAGGACGTCATGATCTCGATGCAGAAGGCCAATATCTCCTTTCAGACTGTGGTCCAGGTGCGCAATCGTGTGGTGGCGGCCTATCAGGACATGATGAACATGCAGATGTAG
- a CDS encoding flagellar brake protein, translated as MKQEDANRAQPQGRDNQLDDDARFAVSQPAEIVFVLKKIMQNTQLVTAYLDGGADFALTSLLAVMSDTAEVVLDVSPDAAANKRLLAAKKVLLVTSHDQVKVKFTTSDIREVRYQGRPALRIPLPGTLVRIQRREHYRIATPITKPLICTLPLPDRGAGVQAETIVLDISIGGVALMDNHDATGFQIGDVFKNCRIGLPEVGTLVVSLEVRNSFDTPLKNGLSFRRCGCQFLNLAPSNENLVQRYIMFLERSRNFRMKK; from the coding sequence ATGAAACAAGAGGACGCAAACCGCGCCCAGCCGCAGGGCCGGGATAATCAGCTTGACGACGATGCCCGCTTCGCCGTGAGTCAGCCGGCCGAGATCGTTTTCGTGCTGAAGAAGATCATGCAGAACACGCAACTGGTCACTGCTTATCTGGATGGCGGTGCCGATTTCGCGCTGACATCGTTGCTGGCCGTGATGTCTGACACGGCGGAAGTCGTGCTCGACGTCTCCCCTGACGCAGCAGCAAACAAACGGCTGCTCGCTGCAAAGAAAGTGTTGCTGGTGACCTCGCACGACCAGGTCAAGGTGAAATTCACGACCAGCGACATTCGCGAAGTGCGTTACCAGGGCCGCCCCGCGCTGCGCATTCCGCTGCCCGGTACTCTGGTACGCATCCAGCGCCGCGAGCACTACCGTATTGCCACGCCGATCACGAAACCACTGATCTGCACGTTGCCGCTGCCGGACCGCGGTGCCGGCGTGCAGGCTGAAACCATCGTGCTGGACATCAGTATCGGCGGGGTTGCGCTGATGGACAATCATGACGCAACCGGCTTCCAGATCGGTGATGTATTCAAGAACTGCCGCATCGGGCTGCCGGAAGTCGGTACGCTGGTGGTCTCGCTGGAAGTGCGCAACTCGTTCGACACGCCGCTGAAAAACGGACTGAGCTTTCGCCGCTGCGGCTGCCAGTTTTTGAATCTGGCACCCTCGAACGAAAACCTGGTGCAACGCTACATCATGTTTCTGGAGCGCTCACGCAATTTCAGGATGAAGAAATAG
- a CDS encoding EscU/YscU/HrcU family type III secretion system export apparatus switch protein, whose product MVPKRPDHAAVALAYREGQSAPQVVAKGNGLIAEAIIARAREAGVYVHESPELVNLLMHVDLDQHIPPQLYVAVAELLAWLYRVEQGLAAPPAPNR is encoded by the coding sequence ATGGTCCCGAAACGACCTGACCACGCGGCGGTGGCGCTTGCCTATCGCGAGGGCCAGTCGGCACCACAGGTCGTCGCCAAGGGTAATGGCCTCATCGCCGAAGCGATCATCGCTCGCGCGCGGGAAGCCGGCGTATACGTGCACGAATCGCCGGAACTCGTCAATCTTCTCATGCACGTAGACCTCGACCAGCACATACCTCCCCAACTTTACGTGGCAGTGGCGGAATTGCTCGCCTGGCTATATCGTGTCGAACAAGGGCTCGCAGCCCCGCCCGCACCGAACAGATAA
- a CDS encoding flagellar hook-length control protein FliK, with product MIRPEALTRLRLLVGAVRTSLVAGDRELPPLRPGQPIDGRVEQQSRAGYIVSVRGRSYDFKLPDGTRPGDLLRMVYVNDNPRPTFALLGIERANDQAESKLSDAGKLLAMLREFQIEAPDEPAARAAIPVFQSRVPEAPQAATLLREALALSGLFYESHQAQWVLGTRSTAQLQREPQGKLAPMQPAAAAAMMELQAFPVSEEAIRRADAMPTESAHGAEADPPSQTEQVARSPAHPDTFPIIRQQLGALESGHVAWRGQVWPGQFMEWQVGDSASHAEEDREVPRAWRTELKLTLPNIGELLARIELDANGAKLRLIADSEQHARRLREQAPALANRFNTSGIPIHALEVSHGPETT from the coding sequence ATGATTCGTCCGGAGGCACTTACCCGATTGCGCCTGCTGGTCGGCGCCGTGCGCACTTCGCTTGTGGCGGGCGACCGCGAACTGCCTCCGTTGCGGCCCGGACAACCGATCGACGGACGCGTCGAACAACAATCCCGCGCCGGCTATATCGTGTCGGTGCGCGGTCGCAGCTACGACTTCAAGCTTCCCGACGGCACCCGCCCCGGCGATTTGCTGCGCATGGTTTATGTGAACGACAATCCGCGGCCGACTTTTGCCTTGCTGGGAATCGAGCGCGCGAACGACCAGGCCGAATCGAAGCTCAGCGATGCCGGTAAGTTGCTGGCAATGCTCCGGGAGTTCCAGATCGAAGCGCCCGATGAACCCGCCGCGCGTGCCGCGATTCCAGTCTTTCAGTCGCGCGTTCCGGAAGCACCGCAGGCCGCAACGCTTCTTCGCGAAGCGCTCGCACTCAGTGGTCTTTTTTACGAGTCTCACCAGGCGCAATGGGTTCTGGGCACACGCTCGACCGCGCAATTGCAACGCGAACCGCAAGGCAAGCTTGCGCCGATGCAGCCCGCAGCCGCCGCTGCAATGATGGAACTGCAGGCCTTTCCCGTTTCCGAAGAAGCCATCCGTCGCGCCGATGCAATGCCGACGGAGTCAGCGCATGGCGCCGAGGCGGATCCGCCTTCGCAAACCGAGCAGGTTGCGCGCTCACCGGCGCATCCCGACACCTTCCCGATCATCCGTCAGCAACTCGGCGCGCTCGAATCCGGCCACGTCGCGTGGCGCGGGCAGGTATGGCCCGGCCAATTCATGGAATGGCAGGTGGGTGACAGTGCGTCCCACGCAGAAGAAGACCGCGAAGTACCGAGAGCATGGCGTACCGAATTGAAACTGACGCTGCCCAATATCGGGGAACTGCTTGCGAGGATCGAACTGGACGCGAACGGCGCAAAACTGCGGCTCATCGCGGATTCCGAACAACACGCCCGACGTCTGCGCGAACAGGCGCCGGCGCTGGCAAATCGCTTCAATACGTCCGGCATACCGATTCATGCACTCGAGGTAAGTCATGGTCCCGAAACGACCTGA
- a CDS encoding flagellar protein FliT, protein MTSKEVIGTYENILAVTAQMLDAARAADWDLLVNREQECRKLVESLMNTRNENDIVLEPQVLGRKVEIIRKVLADDAEIRNLTEPWMQRLQHLLTSVGHERRLHAAYNAGATD, encoded by the coding sequence ATGACCAGCAAAGAAGTGATCGGGACCTACGAGAATATTCTTGCCGTCACGGCACAGATGCTGGATGCAGCACGCGCCGCCGACTGGGACCTGCTGGTCAATCGCGAACAAGAATGCCGAAAGCTGGTGGAAAGCCTCATGAACACCCGGAACGAAAATGATATTGTCCTCGAACCCCAGGTGCTCGGGCGCAAGGTCGAAATCATCCGCAAGGTGCTCGCGGACGATGCCGAGATCCGCAACCTGACCGAACCCTGGATGCAGAGATTGCAGCATCTGCTGACCAGCGTAGGGCACGAGCGCAGGCTGCATGCCGCGTATAACGCTGGCGCAACGGACTGA
- the fliS gene encoding flagellar export chaperone FliS, with protein sequence MFSNNLNSAKNYTTVGVTSGVMSASPHGLVLMLFEGAMLAVSASRMHMQIGRTAEKAQAISKAVAIIQDGLMASLDREGGGEIAEKLFTLYEYMVVRLTEANIGNRAEPLEEVGRLLAELNDAWQAIGKNNQTQPAVIVGGE encoded by the coding sequence ATGTTCTCGAACAACCTGAATTCCGCAAAAAACTACACGACCGTAGGAGTAACGAGCGGCGTCATGTCCGCGAGTCCGCACGGACTTGTGCTGATGTTGTTCGAAGGGGCGATGCTCGCCGTCTCCGCGTCCCGCATGCACATGCAGATCGGCCGGACGGCGGAAAAGGCCCAGGCCATATCCAAGGCGGTGGCCATAATCCAGGATGGACTGATGGCGAGTCTGGATCGCGAGGGCGGTGGCGAGATTGCCGAGAAATTGTTCACCCTCTACGAGTACATGGTGGTCAGGCTCACCGAAGCCAATATCGGCAATCGCGCCGAACCCCTGGAAGAGGTAGGTCGGTTGCTGGCGGAACTCAATGACGCATGGCAAGCGATCGGCAAAAATAACCAGACTCAACCTGCGGTCATCGTCGGCGGGGAGTGA
- the fliD gene encoding flagellar filament capping protein FliD — protein MAISSSGIGSGLDVDSIVTRLMQVEQQPLVALAQREAQFTSQLSTLGTIKGALSSFQTAASALKTAGSSTAYKLSSSDSTSVSGSAGSTSVAGTYNVTVTQLAQAQRLVAAGQTSLGAKIGDGTPTTLAFSFGSITGGTLDVNSGTYSGATFTADPARTAVQVQIGSSNNTLEGIRDAINAANAGVTAAIVNDGSAAPYRLTITSNATGAGNSLKIGVTGSADITTLLASDPGGTQNLRQTQTALDAQLSISGIAISRPTNNIADAIQGVTLKLSKLTTDVTVSVARDSTNISSALKSIVDSYNDTNRAIKSATALKALLQGDTATVSILSRLRSALGVILNNSGGSINSLSQLGVSFQKDGSLTFDSTKAQGAIDADPASVLAAATFFGSSLSTLADRLAGSGGVLQARTDGINRSIADLTRRSDAMSQRLDGVEKRYRAQFTALDVLMSNMQQTSNFLTQQLANLPKTSS, from the coding sequence ATGGCCATCTCGTCGAGCGGAATCGGTTCCGGACTGGACGTCGACAGCATAGTAACCAGGCTCATGCAAGTTGAGCAGCAACCGCTGGTCGCATTGGCGCAACGCGAAGCCCAATTTACGTCGCAACTATCAACTCTCGGTACCATCAAGGGAGCGCTCTCAAGTTTCCAGACTGCCGCCAGCGCATTGAAAACCGCAGGCAGCAGCACGGCATACAAACTCAGTTCTTCCGATTCGACTTCCGTCAGCGGCTCAGCCGGCTCCACCTCGGTTGCCGGCACCTACAACGTAACGGTGACCCAACTCGCCCAGGCGCAGCGCCTGGTTGCCGCCGGGCAGACCTCGCTCGGTGCCAAGATCGGCGACGGCACTCCGACTACCCTGGCCTTCAGCTTCGGCAGCATTACCGGCGGAACGCTCGACGTCAACTCAGGCACCTACAGCGGCGCGACCTTTACCGCCGATCCCGCGAGGACCGCGGTACAAGTCCAGATCGGCAGTTCGAACAATACGCTCGAGGGCATTCGCGATGCGATCAACGCCGCCAATGCCGGCGTAACCGCGGCCATCGTCAATGACGGAAGTGCCGCACCGTATCGTCTCACGATCACTTCGAACGCAACGGGCGCCGGGAACAGCCTCAAAATCGGCGTCACCGGCAGCGCAGATATCACCACGCTCCTTGCCAGCGATCCCGGCGGCACGCAGAACCTGCGGCAGACGCAGACAGCACTCGACGCTCAATTGTCCATCAGCGGCATCGCCATCAGTCGGCCAACGAACAATATTGCCGACGCTATCCAGGGCGTCACACTGAAGCTGTCGAAGCTCACCACCGATGTCACTGTCAGCGTGGCGCGCGACAGCACAAACATCAGTTCCGCACTCAAGAGTATTGTCGACTCGTACAACGACACCAACAGGGCGATCAAGAGCGCCACTGCCCTGAAGGCTCTTCTGCAGGGCGATACCGCCACGGTGAGCATCCTGAGCCGGCTGCGCTCGGCGCTGGGCGTGATCCTGAATAACAGCGGCGGCTCCATCAACTCGTTGTCACAGCTTGGCGTAAGTTTCCAGAAAGATGGCTCCCTTACGTTCGACAGCACCAAGGCGCAAGGAGCGATCGATGCCGATCCTGCCTCGGTACTGGCGGCAGCCACCTTCTTTGGCAGTTCGCTCTCGACTCTCGCCGATCGTCTGGCCGGGTCAGGCGGCGTTTTGCAGGCGCGCACGGACGGGATCAACCGTTCCATCGCCGATCTAACGCGCCGCAGCGATGCGATGTCGCAGCGTCTGGATGGCGTGGAAAAGCGTTACCGCGCGCAGTTTACCGCGCTAGACGTGTTGATGAGCAACATGCAGCAGACCAGCAATTTCCTGACACAGCAGCTCGCGAATCTTCCCAAGACCTCATCATAA
- a CDS encoding flagellar protein FlaG, with the protein MQPIASTSNVPIQMPGVSQPAATAVTRPADTLLRSEHTEPSESQIKHAIDAANAALKQVTTDLEFARDAATGKIVVRIIDASTQQVIRQFPSEEMLAIARALDRFEGLLIKQKA; encoded by the coding sequence ATGCAGCCTATCGCATCGACGTCCAACGTCCCGATTCAGATGCCGGGCGTTTCACAACCCGCCGCGACGGCGGTCACGCGTCCGGCCGATACTCTGCTGCGGTCCGAACATACTGAGCCAAGCGAATCGCAGATCAAGCACGCAATCGACGCAGCAAACGCAGCGCTCAAGCAGGTGACGACCGATCTCGAATTTGCCAGAGATGCAGCGACCGGCAAGATTGTCGTGCGTATTATCGACGCCAGTACCCAGCAGGTCATTCGCCAGTTTCCATCCGAAGAGATGCTCGCAATCGCCCGTGCACTCGATAGGTTTGAGGGTTTGCTGATCAAACAGAAAGCCTGA
- a CDS encoding flagellin encodes MPQIINTNVASLNAQRNLNVSQSALATSLQRLSSGLRINSAKDDAAGLAISERFTAQIRGLDQARRNANDGVSLAQTAEGALQTAGDILQRIRELAVQSANASNSAGDRQALNAEVTQLASELDRVAQTSEFNGLKLLDGSFGSATFQVGANANQTITATTGNFRTNQYGNYRIGSLAATASNPDGDLTAGSTANAIASNAAATSRVAGGTITINGAVGSATITAAAAASAKTVAGQINAQTANTGVTASAITQFDLTAFTASSSYSLNVTSNNTTAVTVAFTVGATVNTDGLSSAVSAINDVSSKTGVTAKVNTAGTGITLLNQAGENITIANNAGSTTVTVGGTATAAAASAVGTGQIVLDSDKTFNVAAANTTDFFTAVTAAGQLQKVGDLDVGSVAAANRSLSIVDSALASINGQRAKFGALQARFENTISNLQTTSENLSSARSRIRDADFAQETAALTRGQILQQAGVAILAQANASSNSVLSLLK; translated from the coding sequence ATGCCGCAAATTATCAATACAAACGTTGCCTCGCTGAACGCCCAGCGAAACCTCAACGTTTCGCAAAGCGCACTTGCCACGTCGTTGCAGCGTTTGTCGTCCGGCCTGCGCATCAACAGCGCCAAAGACGATGCCGCCGGCCTGGCGATTTCGGAACGGTTCACCGCGCAAATCCGCGGTCTCGATCAGGCCCGACGCAATGCGAATGACGGCGTATCCCTGGCGCAAACTGCTGAAGGCGCATTGCAGACCGCAGGGGACATCCTGCAGCGTATCCGCGAATTGGCTGTTCAATCGGCCAACGCTTCCAATTCAGCCGGCGACCGCCAGGCACTCAACGCCGAAGTGACGCAGCTTGCTTCCGAATTGGACCGCGTCGCGCAAACGTCCGAATTCAACGGACTGAAACTGCTCGATGGTAGCTTCGGGTCCGCAACCTTCCAGGTCGGCGCCAACGCCAACCAGACGATCACCGCGACGACCGGTAACTTCCGCACCAACCAGTACGGCAATTACCGCATCGGCTCCTTGGCCGCAACCGCGTCGAACCCGGATGGAGATCTGACTGCGGGCAGCACAGCGAACGCGATCGCCTCCAATGCCGCGGCCACCAGCCGCGTTGCCGGCGGCACCATCACGATCAACGGCGCAGTAGGCAGTGCAACCATCACCGCGGCCGCCGCTGCGAGCGCAAAGACCGTTGCCGGCCAGATCAATGCGCAGACCGCGAACACCGGCGTAACCGCCAGCGCGATCACCCAGTTCGACCTGACCGCCTTCACGGCGAGCTCGAGCTATTCCCTCAATGTCACGTCGAACAACACGACCGCTGTCACGGTCGCTTTCACGGTGGGTGCAACGGTTAACACCGACGGCCTCTCATCGGCAGTCAGTGCGATCAACGACGTATCCTCGAAGACCGGAGTTACCGCCAAAGTAAACACCGCTGGCACCGGTATCACGCTGCTCAACCAGGCAGGTGAAAACATCACGATCGCCAACAACGCCGGTTCGACTACGGTCACGGTTGGCGGCACTGCAACTGCTGCTGCTGCTAGCGCAGTCGGCACCGGCCAGATCGTGCTCGATTCGGACAAGACGTTCAACGTCGCCGCCGCCAATACCACTGACTTCTTCACGGCAGTTACCGCCGCAGGGCAGTTGCAGAAAGTCGGCGATCTCGATGTGGGCAGCGTCGCCGCCGCGAACCGATCCCTGTCGATCGTCGACTCGGCGCTTGCCAGCATCAACGGCCAACGTGCGAAATTCGGCGCGTTGCAGGCACGGTTCGAGAACACCATTTCGAACCTGCAAACCACGTCGGAGAACCTGTCGTCCGCACGTAGCCGTATCCGCGATGCAGACTTCGCGCAGGAAACCGCTGCACTCACCCGCGGCCAGATCCTGCAGCAAGCAGGCGTGGCGATTCTGGCCCAAGCCAACGCGTCTTCGAACAGCGTGCTGTCTCTGCTGAAGTAA
- a CDS encoding GGDEF domain-containing protein has protein sequence MAVLVDDLLRLMVPKAEDASPFQVPSNLPAAPAGYYQRIEAFAKRIRATRSVEQIVDILDEALGETRSLRGDGALALAEDKVRRAELEIEALKAELNKAIELTNVDPLTELLNRRGMKSGFVAEAARSDRHGTPLCIASIDIDDFKRINDSYGHPAGDAALTHLAKVMRTTLRPNDVLARVGGEEFMALLPNSNEQAAFAALNRLLKAVANNVVVCGHHHISVTFTASVAVRAFGEPQEEVEKRLDAALYRAKHSGKNRVMFALAD, from the coding sequence ATGGCTGTGTTAGTCGACGATTTGCTGCGATTGATGGTTCCGAAGGCGGAGGACGCCTCGCCGTTTCAGGTTCCGTCCAACCTGCCGGCGGCGCCGGCCGGGTACTACCAGCGCATCGAAGCCTTTGCCAAGCGCATCCGTGCAACGCGCAGCGTCGAGCAAATCGTCGATATTCTCGACGAGGCGCTCGGCGAGACGCGCTCTCTGCGGGGCGATGGGGCTCTGGCGCTGGCCGAGGACAAGGTTCGGCGCGCCGAACTCGAAATCGAGGCGCTGAAGGCCGAATTGAACAAAGCCATCGAGCTGACCAATGTCGATCCGCTCACCGAGCTTCTTAATCGCCGAGGGATGAAATCAGGCTTCGTCGCGGAAGCGGCCCGCAGTGACCGCCATGGCACGCCGTTGTGCATCGCATCCATCGATATCGACGATTTCAAGCGTATCAACGATTCGTACGGCCACCCCGCGGGTGACGCGGCGCTGACCCATCTTGCCAAGGTGATGCGCACCACGCTGCGACCGAACGACGTGCTTGCGCGGGTCGGCGGCGAAGAGTTCATGGCGCTGCTGCCGAACAGCAACGAGCAGGCGGCTTTCGCCGCACTGAATCGCCTGCTGAAGGCCGTAGCAAATAACGTCGTCGTTTGCGGACACCATCATATATCCGTGACGTTCACAGCCAGCGTCGCCGTGCGCGCGTTCGGCGAACCGCAAGAAGAGGTGGAGAAGCGCCTCGATGCGGCACTTTATCGTGCAAAGCATTCCGGCAAGAACCGCGTCATGTTCGCTCTTGCCGATTAA